A window of Daphnia carinata strain CSIRO-1 chromosome 5, CSIRO_AGI_Dcar_HiC_V3, whole genome shotgun sequence genomic DNA:
aggaaaacattAACTTACGTGTAAGTCTGTTTGATTCGGAGTTTGAGAGTTCCAATCGTcgtcttgaattttttttttttttgtggaccCAAACAACCGGAAATGGAGAACGAGAATCGTAACgaacgtccccccccccctccttttaaGCTTTGGCCGATTGGCAACTGTCACTCAAACGAAATGTACGTAAACAGGGAAAACATTTACACTCTTTTTCAACTTGATTGTACACCAACGAAGTAGCTCAGCCAAAGTCTTATTCATTCACAATCCATAACGTATAAATTTAAAGACATCAACTCAGACAGCAGACAAGTTAAATGGCTTTTTAAAACCAAGGATTGCGTACCCAATGACCCACAGACACGTATACCAACAAAGAATGTCGGCGGGTCATTTAATGAATCAAACTCTGCCCCtccatttcaaaaatcatttgtttctttcaccttTACTTTCGGCGGagacaaagacaaaaaaaaaagcaaaacaaatgacaatcgaggctttcaaaaaaaaaataatggggGCTATATAAAGGACAAGTGCCAACGAGTTAGACGTCAGGTTGTCTGCGGAGATTGAAAGGTGCACATCTGAACCGTTAATTGAACCGCTTCTACTAAATTCGAGTTGCCGGTTTGTTGCCCAGGCAGTTTCAACAGTTTCCAGCTCGACGCATTCCGTCCTCTGATCTTCATCGTCATAATGGGTATGTAAATTAATTATTCCAAATATGTCTTTTGTGTTCGATGCTGTGCTTCTAATTGCTTTTCTCACAAGTTCGAAACTTCTGAATTCGTTTTAATtactttgaaaatgtttcgtGGACAAGTTTGCAGTGTGATCGTCTTTGCCGCGTTGATGCAATTAGCAGTGGGTGACGTGTACTACCCTCCTCCACCTACACCTGCTCcggtaacaacaacaacaacaacgacgatGGCGACAACGACCACGACATTGCCGCCCGACGTGATCACGACTGTACCGCCCGTCATTTTGATGAACGCGTTGATGGACAACGTGAGGCAATTCATGTCCATGTATCCACCGGTTCCGTACGTGAATGGGCCGGCTGGATATCCCGTGCCACCAGCAGGATATCCCGTGCCACCGGCAAACTATCCACCAATGGGCATTCCTTATTACGAGGCCACTACACCTGTTGCTCCGCCCATGCCTGTCTATAACAATTACGCTGCCCCGATTTACGCTGGAATGCCTTCAGCTCCCGTTCATTACGGACCTACCGGTTATGGAAGCGGCTACGTCACGACAGCCCGATCATCCCCTTACAGTGTTCTGAATAATAATTATGGATCGTCGTATGGTTCTTACGGTCCGTCCAACATCTATGGCATCGGTTCGCGGCCGACGGCTAATACCTACTATGGCGGTGGATATCAACAACAGATGCCGTACAATTACAATAACGCTGGTTATTACAGTCAACCGTCTTATCCGATGAATATTGCATATCACGGTCCTGCGTGGTAATAATTCTTAAGTTAATTGGGCAAAATCAGTGCAATTTAATTTCCCACTAGTTGCAATTATTTGTTGAGAACGGTGTCTTTAGTTTCAATTATTtcaagccaaaaaagaaatgcttatttatttagaacaataaaaaaaaattaattcagtAAACCACGTTTCCtcctgaaattttttttttttattatggcTGCAAGGATGAACTCGGTTGCTGCAGTTCAGTCCAAAATTCGATACCTGGAAAGgagggtttaaaaaaaaaaaaaaagggccgtaAATAAAAGGGGCTGATGTTGAGTCGTGCGGTAGTAATGACATCATCATTATATTTCTATTGGTATCTCGAAACTGCTGGAGCGTTCACACGTCGATAACAACCTCATCagcagtatatatatatatatatatactaacCGTTCATGTTAGATTAACAACTCTCTTTTTCGTAaagattattttaaaaaatagattttgaTATCATACGTTCTTTATAGGATTCCACATCGATACACGTTATAGTTTACAGTTTTTTCTCAATTAATTTGCAATcctatgttctttttttcacgcagAAATTCCCGGTCGTGATTCCCACCGGTGGGAAATTAACAATTGTACAGATTCGCTGGGGACCGTCTCTTTAACAGTGCGGATCGATAACAATATGTTTATACGGGAGGGGGGAACAAATGGCTGCGAAAAGATCAAGTGGTCTGTTTTGTCCGCTGTGCTTGTGGCAAACATCCAAAACCCAAgagctaataaaaaaacaaaaaaaaagggagaatccAATAAagatgcatttaaaaaaaaatggccgcttGATATATATATGTAGCAGCTGTGGCATTTATGGATGCGACTTGAATATATCCACATTGGCGCTGTGTGCCGTTCCATCCATTccgttattttttattttttttttgctcggcTAAAATGTATTTCTATCGTATTGGATGTTGGTCTAGAGGAAACAGCATGAGCGTATGCTGCTTATCGATTTTGTTGTGATTGCTTCGCCGGTTGTGGCCAAACGACTGTTATGTATACACACAGACTGCATAACTACGTagatgtagaaaaaaaaaaggagggggaagGGAGATGGTTATGAGCGTTCATATCAAAGGGGACCGCCAAGTGCGCGAGTTTCACGAGCAAACGGATGCCCAACGATAATCAATCGAGAGATGACAAGGAAGAGAAGATATCGCCGTCTGCTTTTTGTGGTTGcattaaagaaacaaaggcAACTAATattcaaattccattttcattgcGTTTCATGCTGAAAAACACTTTGCTGGTCAAGATCTTTCTATCAAGTCGGTTCATATTGAAAACATGCAATTCATCACAATAGAGAGGCACTGTAAAGTATAATGTACAGGTGGGTCATTCATTTGCTTTGTTGATGTAGGCGCATTAAAACGTGTAGTAGAATCCTCgcttttcaaatagaaaaaagtgtACACCAAAAATTGATTAGTGCCGGGTTGTTTCGTTGCTGTGTGTATCGATTATTGTACTTCAGGAGCTAGTGGACTtgtgtgccaaaaaaaaaaggatatacGTCAGAAACGAATTCGTGTCCCATCGTGCATGAACATCGGGAATTAGTGGCACATGGTAAAGAACGAACGCCAACATCGACAAAGAAAGAATAGCACCCATCGGTTTGAATCGGAAAGACTTATTTTATATAAATCTCTTGTCACTACCGATAATCAGCATACagacaaatgatttctttCCGTACTGGATTAAAATCGATGTCATTTCATGAAcattcaaagtaaaaaaaaaaaaaaaagaacaaaaggaaacatcaacggaaagaaaaactgctcacgaagcaaaacaactcttgcataattttttaaaaaaattattatttacatgTCAGTTGTGCTGAGGTCGTGTGGTTTCAACGTTTACAATGTAACTATGGTGCATCTCGTTATGGTTTccgtatttattttttttttttttactttgtttggGGGGAGTGAGTAAGGGGTTGGGGTGTATGTCTAGACTTGTTTGCCCATCTATTGCCGAAGACTCCGTGGTAAGTGAAACGCGTTTGTGTGTGTCAGTATTCTGCGTTACAtatttgaactttttttttgctttggttTAAATAAGAAACAGGTGAAAGCCAATCGTCGCGTATTAATTAGGTGGGAATTCGAACAGCGTCGGAAGAATGACTGGAATTACTGCAACCAACTGAACAAGAATAAccgttttctaaaaaaaaaaaaaaattggaagtcgtcaaaccaaaaacaagaaaaactgtGATCGTCTTAGGGCACATTTCTAATCAAATGGAAGGCTACGATACAAACAGAAAGCGTACCACTTGCAGAAGAAAGATGTTTTCAAGCGTTTGCCGTGAGATTTAAAGGATGCAGGATCCCCTCGCGTGTCATCGAAACAAGTTTGAAAACCGGTAGACCTTTTTTGGGCCACTAGGAGTCAACGAATTTGGATAACGGAGCTACACGTGAGAACTCCTGCGGCATCTCAATGTGTGTTGTTATACCAAAacgtgtttttcttgttcgctTTCAACGAGTCTGAGTCGGGAAAAGGAAAAGCATCGTTCGCAAGCGGTCATTGTTTTGTCAACTGCGGAAGGTAGCACATCATGTCGAATTTGATCACGGCAATCTTACACGCTCTACAGCCGTGGACTTATCATCTCCTTTTCGGTTCCATCCTTTTCTTCATACTCCACAAATATGGCGTTTCGCACATCCAACCATGGTGAGGTTACCTAATCATTATAAGAGAAATTGGCGTTTCAAAAACGTGCAACAAAATTCAGGTTCTTTGCCAAAATATACAATCCGTGGCTAACCATCTATCACGTCAAGTTGCGGTCGATGAAACAGAAACATTTCGATTCGATGAAGAATCATGTTTCAGCCGATCCGATATTAAGGAAAAAGGGCGCCATCAGGATATTAGAAATCGGTCCTGGACCGGGATTCAATTTCGAATTTTATCCAGCCAAGAGCGAACTGACTGTCGTTGAAGTCAATCCGTTTTTCGAGGAgcaatttttcaagaaacagGCCGAACATCCGCACATCAAAATGGATCGTTTCGTCGTCGGATTCGCCGAAGATATGAAGGATGTGCCCGACAACAGCGTCGATATCGTCGTATCAACAATGGTCCTCTGTTCCGTCCGCAGTATAGACAAAGCCCTGCAAGAAGTTTATCGTGTTTTGGCTCCGGTTAAGTTCTTTCAAATGTTCTTCAatttaaaacaagaatttgACTAATTGAACGCGTTCATTGAACAGGGTGGCAAATACTATTATTGGGAGCACATTCGCGAGTATCAGTACTCGTGGGTGCTCTTCTTTCAACATCTGCTCTCCTTGACGATTCACCGATACCTCTTCCGCTGCAGTTTGACCAACAGGAGCGATGAACTGATCAAAGCCAATAAATGCGGTTTCTCCAATGTTGAGCAGCAACGTTTCCGCACTCCATTGGGACCAGGAATCGATAAGCTGGCCATCTTTCATAGCGCCCATGCTAAAGGAATCGCCacaaagtaaaatgaaatgacaTTCGGCCTGACCAAATGTGTTTCCCTTCTTGTCCACGTTTTTCAAACGTTTCCCAATGAAAACGCAGATTTcgaacatttttaaaaacgtcCGCGTAGGAATTCTCGATCATGTAtgtgacttaaaaaaaaaaagtaatagaAAATGTGGAAAATAATGCTACTTGTATTATGCTACCTTGCAGTAAGGTGATAAATTGGCAAGAGCACGCGACAGagatggaagaaaacaatgaaagtTCATTAGTTTGTGGTTGCCACGGTTATTAATACAAGCCCAAACTTGTTTGGTTACCTCTAGTTGCTGGCTGTTAAAAGAGCACGGTGCAAAACGTTGGCTCGTACAAACAGGTTTGAAAGTGGATAACAAAGGTTTGCCAAAAACTTTAATATGGGCAACACCGAAGGCAAACCACACAGACTAATCGATATTGTGAATTAGTCATCAACTTAATTCATATTCAAcataaaaatttcttattatatttatttttttgtattattatagTGGTTTTGCTTACGCCCAGATTTTCGCCTGTTGGTCGACCGCGGATCAAACTATACGACCGAAAGCAAAAGTTATAcattttctacaaaaaaaagctatcaactcaaaattaaaatgaaaaataaaataaatcaatttaaaaagcATTAGAATGTagggcaaacgaaaaatagcCTTAGGAAGGCTTTCACAGACATGTTGCTTTCTAACTGTGCAGAGCAGCATCGGTTCAACGTGCACACCCATCACAGTCAGAGTAGGCAGCCTTTCACTTGTTGGTGCGAAATGAGGTCTAGTATGTTTTTAGACTAAGAAAACGATAGCATTAATCCCCACAttcttgaaacaaaagaaaaactaaagaaaacgGTCATAGTTTAtatgtaaaaaagaagaagcttcGTATGGAAATTCTAAAATGTTAGCTTACACTTAAGTatgacctcttttttttaaatcttggTGTTGTGCACCAACAGAAACGTTAGGTGCACTTTGTTCGAGCTGTGATCGTATCGAATCGTATTTAGTCCACGCTAAACCAGTTTGGTTCCCGGATTCCATCAGAACAGTCGATCGCTGTCCACTGTCAACTGCCGACCACATCATGTCGAATTTTCTTACGGAAATCTTCCAAGTTTTGCAGCCGTGGATTCCTCATCTTCTACCTGTTTCAATCGTATTGTTTGTGTTTCAGAAATTCGGTGGTTCACACATTCAACCATGGTGAGATTACGTAACTATCATACACGTGTTACgtaactaatttttttttttccaatcacGGTTTCTTACACGGTATgtatttttccatttaaaaaaaaaggttcttttCTAAAGTGTACAGTCCATTGTTATCCGATTATCACGTCAAGTACcggtcaataaaaaaagaacatttcgATTCGATGAAGAATCACGTATCAGCCGATCTGGCTTTAAGGAAAAAGGGAGCCCTAAGGATCCTGGAAATCGGTCCAGGACCAGGatacaattttgaattttatccAGCCAACAGTGAACTGACTGTCGTTGAAGTCAACCCGTTTTTCGAGGAgcaatttttcaagaaacaagTCGAACATCCGTACATCATAATGGATCGTTTCGTCGTCGGATATGCCGAAAATATGAAAGATGTTCCAGACAACAGCGTCGACGTCGTCGTATCAACGATAATGCTCTGTTCCGTCCGTAGCATAGAAGGTGCCCTACAAGAAATTCGCCGTGTCTTAGTTCCGGtgaattttctaatttcttacatttgttttgaatacGTAAATTTAATGAACACTTTTGTACAGGGTGGCAAATATTATTATTGGGAACACATTCGCGATTATGATAACTTTTGGGTCCGATTCGTTCAAAATTTACTTTCGTACACGACTCACGACCTGGTTTTCGGCTGCCGTTTGAATCGCAAGACCGATGAAGTAATTAAAGCCAATAAATGTGGTTTCTCCAGTGTTGAACAGAAGCGATTCCGGACTCCATTGCAACCAGGATTTGGTCAACTGCGTGTAATTCATAGCGCCCACGTTAAAGGAATCGCCACAAAGTAAACTGGAACAACATTGGCGTGACCGAATGTATTTCTCTTCTTGTCCCTGTGTTTCGTACATTTCCCAATGAAATAACAGAATCAGCTTCAGATTTTGAACAATTTTTAATACAAATCAAAAAATCGATAGTATGtgtcacttaaaaaaaaaaaaattataaaatgtAGGGTGCGAGGAATAGTGCTATTCATATTATAATACCTTAAAATAAGGAGATAAATCGGCAAAAGGGcgcgaaaagagaaaagaaaacaatgataTGCTTTTTGCCGATACTGGTCCAGACTTGTTTAGCCAAGTCTAGCTGCTCTCTGTTAAGCAGCATTGTGCAAAACGTACATGCAAAAAACCGTTTCGTACCAATTTGTTCGAACAAGGATGAACTGTAGAGCCGAATGCAAAAGTTAtacattttctaaaaaacCCATCAACgcgaaaatcaaataaaaactgaaaatgaaagaaataaatttaaattagCAATAGAATGCAATAGTCCAGTAgaggcgaaagaaaaatagactGTGGAAGACTTTCGCAAGTATTTTGATTTCTAATTATGCATCAGCGTAGCACTGTCAATGTGCACATCCATCACAGCCAGATCAGGAAGCATTCCAAGTTGGTAAGAAATGAGGTCAAGTCTGTTTTTAGGTTACGAAAATGATAATACTAACCCacgaaattaaacaaaaagtaaaaaccgGTAAGGCTAGTTTTTATGTAACAAAGGAGCTTCGAATGGGAAATGTTAT
This region includes:
- the LOC130702911 gene encoding uncharacterized protein LOC130702911 gives rise to the protein MVCSVIVFAALMQLAVGDVYYPPPPTPAPVTTTTTTTMATTTTTLPPDVITTVPPVILMNALMDNVRQFMSMYPPVPYVNGPAGYPVPPAGYPVPPANYPPMGIPYYEATTPVAPPMPVYNNYAAPIYAGMPSAPVHYGPTGYGSGYVTTARSSPYSVLNNNYGSSYGSYGPSNIYGIGSRPTANTYYGGGYQQQMPYNYNNAGYYSQPSYPMNIAYHGPAW
- the LOC130702908 gene encoding N6-adenosine-methyltransferase TMT1A-like produces the protein MSNLITAILHALQPWTYHLLFGSILFFILHKYGVSHIQPWFFAKIYNPWLTIYHVKLRSMKQKHFDSMKNHVSADPILRKKGAIRILEIGPGPGFNFEFYPAKSELTVVEVNPFFEEQFFKKQAEHPHIKMDRFVVGFAEDMKDVPDNSVDIVVSTMVLCSVRSIDKALQEVYRVLAPGGKYYYWEHIREYQYSWVLFFQHLLSLTIHRYLFRCSLTNRSDELIKANKCGFSNVEQQRFRTPLGPGIDKLAIFHSAHAKGIATK
- the LOC130702909 gene encoding N6-adenosine-methyltransferase TMT1A-like, producing the protein MSNFLTEIFQVLQPWIPHLLPVSIVLFVFQKFGGSHIQPWFFSKVYSPLLSDYHVKYRSIKKEHFDSMKNHVSADLALRKKGALRILEIGPGPGYNFEFYPANSELTVVEVNPFFEEQFFKKQVEHPYIIMDRFVVGYAENMKDVPDNSVDVVVSTIMLCSVRSIEGALQEIRRVLVPGGKYYYWEHIRDYDNFWVRFVQNLLSYTTHDLVFGCRLNRKTDEVIKANKCGFSSVEQKRFRTPLQPGFGQLRVIHSAHVKGIATK